The Vitis riparia cultivar Riparia Gloire de Montpellier isolate 1030 chromosome 3, EGFV_Vit.rip_1.0, whole genome shotgun sequence genome segment GATGGTTTGTCATACTAACCGGTGGTTGAAATAGACACTGACAGCCTCCAGCAAAAAAAGGAACCTCAAGATACTTCATACTTTGAAAACCCTGTCTCTAAGCCCTACTCAAATTTTGCTGTGCCACTTGGGACCCCTGTATCAAATGAATGTGCTTCAGAAGGAAAACAACAGATTAAGCAAAACCACAGTGAGCGAAATTACAAGTACAACACAATTTGGAACACAAGAGATGAAACTTCACACATGGCTTTAATTAGAGCGTGGTATTCATGCATCACTCTTAACCAATATCAGTGGCCAACAATGCAACTAAATATAGGTGACACTCAGAATTAGTATGTTGTTATACACAAAATAACGCATGAACTTTCATTTAAAGAATTGAGTGTCATAAGCAAAAATACAGCTTAGTATTATATAAAATCATCAAGTAGTTTCTCACATGCActattatgttttcctttatGTGCTGGTTTGCCTTAAATCCCAACGGGAATTTTTGTGGGTGGAGATTGACGTTCACACACAAGTTCCGTCTAGCTAAAAGGTCCCTGTCTATAACACCAAAAAAGGTGGGTTGAAGCTATCAAAAAAGGTTAGAATGTTTTCAAGGCATGACAAGTTTATTAATGGGTTTGTCATAGGGATAAATTCTTACTTGATTTTTGGTGTGGGGAGGTTAAGTCTTGATGATCACTCTCTTGCCCCTTTTGTCTTGGCCAATCATTAGGAATAGGCTGATAGTTGACTTTTGGTGTTTGGAGAGTAGGCTAGTTCATTGGAATATGAGATTCCTTAGGATCATCCATCCGCCTTTGAATATTGAATGTAGGATTTTTATGGCTTTGCATTTTATCAACAGATAACAATAATGGACAAAACATGTTTTAGTGGGCAGTTCCTTGAGAGGGTTCACAATGTTGTGAACTATTTTTCTTGGCACCCTCCCGCAGGTCTAATCTTGTTTTCCAACATTAGTTGTCTCTGGCTGGGATAGAATGTTGAATCTACATGTATGGTTGAGCGATTAAGGGGTGAGCTCATGGCAAACCGTAAACTTGGGCAAACTGGGCTTGACTCCCACAGATGTTAAAATATCTCAATTTACCTGATTCACAAGGGTTGTGGCTGCTGTGTGTGTCCGGGGTTTATTTTAAGTCCCTTGTGCCTAAAGAGGAGTTGGGGTTTTCCCTTATTATAAAAAAGGGTAGTACTAGGATTGAAGTTGAAAGATGCTTTCCTTAAGTTCGGAAAAAGTGCACACCTAATTCAAGAGAGACTAGTGGTTAATCTAATTTTGTTGTACTCGTCTAACCTAGTGAAAGCTATGACCTGAGAAAAGCATGCGTACTCCCCCGAAAATCACCCCTTGGGGGAGGAAGTTTGACACTTTTTGATTCTATTGATTGTGGGAGGATGATTTCAGGCTTGTAGCCTGTCACTTGTTACCTTACagctcttcttttctttttagcaGTGCTAGAGTGATCCTTGTGCACATTCTGTCACTAAGATTCACCTCCTTAATTGCATTTTGAAGTATTATCTATTTCCCTATAAAGACAAAGGAAATAAAGAGTTTGAACTTTTCAAGATTGAAAACATAGTGCTTACGAAAGAAAAGAGTACCAATGATTACTCCTTTTTAATGCTGAAAAAAATCCTCCACATGTTCATGAATTTGAGGCAATATCTGAAAAGTGCCGCAACTTAGGTTGCAAGCCCATATTACTGAGCTCAGAAGAACAGCCTTcagttttttcacttttcttttcccttctttcATGATTGTCATATACATTCTAGATAATGTCACATGTGATTTTTTCATATAGGTCAAACTAAATGAAGAAATCTACATTCAGCAATCCTctatgttaattaattaattaatatcaaaattgtTAGGGAGAAGTTACATAGGAATATTAACCTAGCAAACTCTTGAAAACAACAGCATCAAGATTAACCATATCCTATCTTTGAATTATCAACTTTAACATGAAATCTATGGGGCAAGCATCTATTTGGAAAGATGTTAGAATCAAGTTTCTGCAATGGTATAAACTTCGTTATAAACAAGCAATCATCTTCCAAAATTCCAtgcattaaatataataattttcaacatgGGAAATTCCATCTCAAATGGTCCAAACATGTTAAGATTCACATTATTTCTATGACTCGATGACAAATATATCCATGAGTTTCTAGAACTATTTAGTATTATACACAAAACCCATAAATCCTTAAATCCTTATGTGACAAGAAATTATGACAATAACCATTATTACTTCCTCTAATTTACTGCTATCGCATATGGAGGCGGATTGAAAATCGAATAAAAGGGAGTAACAAAAATCATGCATGAATCCCTTTGGAGAACTACCCATACTCAATGATTCCACTTTAACAAAGTACCCAAAAACTCAACaatgtgaaaattagatttggacAAACAATGTTTCTACACTGCCCCTTTCTGAGGACAACTATGCGCATTCTTAGAGTCTGAATATTTTAATACATCTgaacttaatattattttaataaatacatCATCCTGCAAAAATAGCCATTTATTAGAACCATAATAGATGAATCAGCAAATGATTTGTTTCAATATTATACAATGCATTGTGTTTGTATtcatttgtgtgtgtgtgtgtgtgtgtgtgtgtgagagagagagagagagagagaggagtaCCCTTGGTCTACTGAGTTTTCTTCCCCATGTTGATGGGCATTGGGATCTTTCTTAGGATGTTATCATCAATTTTCTTATACTGTGTTTGAACAACTCTATGTGTTACCCTCAGCTTGTCATCAATGTGGTCCTGATACTTATCATATAACACAGGAACTGAAAGGCTGAGAACAACCCCTGCCGCAAATCAAAAACCATAACAGACTAAGCATATGATCTTCTAAAAGAAAGTTTACACTCATACAGAACATAGGCAGCAAAACACTCACCAATATAGACAAGAGTCAGGAAGTTGAAGAGACTGCCAATATATGAAACAACCCACAAGCCAAAGGCAACCTGAAGAACCAACCCCCCATTTTGTTAAGACAATCAAACACTTATAATCAATTAAGCTCCATTTAGTTTCTGAGAACAggtaggaaaagaaaacaaattaaaattcaatcctgtgaattttttgtttttccaatttcaaatcCAGGAAATAAAGAAACTCCACCAAACAGAGTGTGATACAACTATTTGGATGACCACCtcatttaaggttttttttcttttcttttccatttttttttcttcgttttGAAAAATAAGTCCTACAAGAAACATAAGAtcttaaatcttattttctctcttttccccGGTTACCTCAGCAACCACAGAAAGGCAAAGCATGATTATATCCAATCCCTTAAAAGATTTAGAGAAAGGTCAACTCCTGAACAGACCTGGAGGAAGAGTTTCACATTTCTACCAACTGCAATGTCCCGTGCAACTGATAACGCATAATTGATCCATACTCGAATGACATCCGCAGCTTTCACAACAGATTCTTCTGAGATTTCCATATCAGGGAGGGGAGGCAGAGGTctgaatcattttcaaaaacccCATCCAGCAAAACTTAATTTCCTCAATATATTTCAAGATAAAATGTTTGcagatgaaaattttctatcataGAATGAACTTCACATGCATGTATAGTCCAAATGAAACTCAAAAGAGACACCACAAAGTGTACCTCCGTTTCAGAGTGAAGTACTAACTAGGGGTTTAAAGGTTTATTTCCTGagaataatcaaataaatttcacgGTCCAAAGCTAACTATCAAGTGTCAAGACATGACAA includes the following:
- the LOC117911788 gene encoding reticulon-like protein B11: MGESDHPSRISVHQALGGGSVADFLLWRRWCGAAVCLVSASSLWFLFERAGYNLLSFVANVVLLLVVILFLWAKSASILNRPLPPLPDMEISEESVVKAADVIRVWINYALSVARDIAVGRNVKLFLQVAFGLWVVSYIGSLFNFLTLVYIGVVLSLSVPVLYDKYQDHIDDKLRVTHRVVQTQYKKIDDNILRKIPMPINMGKKTQ